The Magnolia sinica isolate HGM2019 chromosome 10, MsV1, whole genome shotgun sequence genome includes a window with the following:
- the LOC131257641 gene encoding disease resistance protein RPM1-like — protein sequence MAEAVLSFFIQKLGEQLVHEVELLSGVHDDVVWIRNELQTMKAFLEDADRRKEREQLVEAWITQVRYSVYNAEDAVDEFMIRMESQRRLRNGHMGCFVFHACFVKQLIFRHRFSTQIQKIRKEVKAIQERSEEFRFHSAFQEGRSAIATDDGHRDPGVAASWVEEADIVGLKNDAIKLQQLLLEKEETQQRTAISIVGMGGSGKTTLAKKIYKTAKTSFDCHAWIYVSQSFQKKDILKRMLEGFYESRKEAAPNHGETMDETNIAKMINDYLQGRRYALFLDDIWDTSVWEDVKHALPHEGGSNIIFTTRSENTARPVHEKCHTHKMKPLSHELALELFQKKVFLNQDTQGTCPQQLVEVGNAMVKRCKGLPLAIVVIGGLMSKKSTDPAEWNDVLENLDTELKDNEDLARLNRALLTSYNYLPFHLKYCFLYCGLFPEDHEIKRKKLIRMWVAEGFIEEHPRKTPEEVSSNYFAQLIDRNLLQPVIHELTGELIACQVHDLMRDIAIHMFKKENFAAILTNRRNNFEKAQCRLAIQNTAIDIPGSMPELNPRSLIVFNDQEFPSSSFCRMFSKFKLLRVLDLEGAKIKILPNEVGGLIHLRYLSLRRTQIEELPVSLQRLHNLQTLDVRDSHLKGFPTGIEKLMKLRHLNLTKSYGSSEFYKMPKQTASLSNLQTLSGASVDGGFSRELGYLTQLKKLAIGEVKGEDCRQLCDSISQLKWLRSLKIVALGRDELNLQELSQPPQYLEKLHLVGVMKEFPRWVGSLNCLRHINLTCSQFENDPLTTLGRLPNLAVLGLVNAYVGKQIYCTPVGFPKLRTMIIINMEELEEWSRIEEGTMKSLQYLYIESCPKLKMLPDGFQHLAAIQSLYLRDMSEEFMKRVRRGGDDHLKVRHIPHIKKVSNDGDGKYISESLCDGEKN from the coding sequence ATGGCTGAGGCcgttctttcatttttcattcaAAAATTGGGTGAGCAACTCGTCCATGAAGTGGAGCTCCTCTCTGGAGTTCATGATGATGTTGTGTGGATCAGGAATGAGCTCCAAACTATGAAAGCTTTCTTAGAGGACGCAGATCGAAGAAAGGAGAGGGAGCAACTTGTGGAGGCATGGATTACCCAAGTAAGGTACTCAGTCTACAATGCCGAAGATGCAGTTGATGAGTTCATGATCCGAATGGAGTCGCAACGCCGTCTTCGGAATGGACACATGGGCTGCTTTGTCTTTCATGCTTGCTTCGTCAAGCAGTTGATATTTCGACACCGATTCAGTACTCAAATTCAAAAGATTAGAAAGGAGGTGAAGGCGATACAAGAAAGAAGCGAAGAATTCAGGTTTCACTCTGCATTTCAGGAAGGGAGAAGTGCAATTGCTACAGATGACGGACATCGAGATCCTGGAGTTGCTGCTTCTTGGGTCGAAGAAGCAGACATCGTGGGGCTCAAGAATGACGCCATCAAACTCCAGCAATTGTTGCTGGAAAAAGAGGAGACACAACAGCGTACTGCCATTTCAATTGTAGGGATGGGCGGTTCTGGAAAGACGACTCTTGCAAAGAAAATCTACAAAACTGCAAAGACAAGTTTTGATTGCCATGCATGGATTTATGTGTCTCAATCATTTCAAAAGAAGGATATCTTGAAGCGCATGCTTGAAGGATTTTATGAGAGTAGGAAGGAGGCGGCGCCAAATCATGGGGAGACAATGGATGAGACAAACATAGCAAAGATGATCAACGACTACTTGCAAGGAAGAAGGTATGCTCTGTTCCTCGATGATATATGGGATACTAGTGTTTGGGAAGATGTGAAACATGCTTTGCCTCATGAGGGTGGAAGCAATATCATCTTCACGACTCGCAGTGAAAATACGGCCCGTCCTGTCCATGAGAAGTGCCATACACACAAAATGAAGCCATTATCTCATGAATTGGCTTTGGAACTCTTCCAAAAAAAGGTATTTCTGAACCAAGACACTCAAGGAACTTGTCCGCAACAATTAGTCGAAGTGGGAAATGCCATGGTCAAAAGATGCAAAGGGTTACCACTTGCCATAGTGGTAATTGGTGGCCTCATGTCAAAGAAGAGCACTGATCCAGCTGAATGGAATGATGTGCTTGAAAATCTTGATACGGAACTGAAAGATAACGAAGATCTTGCAAGATTAAATCGAGCTCTGTTAACAAGTTACAACTATCTACCTTTTCACCTCAAATATTGTTTTTTGTATTGTGGTCTGTTTCCTGAGGATCATGAGATAAAGAGAAAGAAGCTGATTCGCATGTGGGTGGCCGAGGGCTTCATTGAGGAACATCCACGGAAGACACCAGAAGAAGTTTCAAGTAATTACTTTGCTCAGCTCATTGATAGGAACCTGCTCCAACCTGTCATTCATGAGCTCACCGGGGAATTGATAGCGTGTCAAGTGCATGACCTCATGCGTGACATTGCTATTCACATGTTTAAGAAGGAAAATTTCGCAGCAATCCTAACAAATCGAAGAAATAATTTCGAAAAAGCGCAATGTCGGTTAGCCATCCAAAACACTGCAATTGATATTCCAGGAAGCATGCCTGAATTGAATCCTCGGTCACTTATTGTATTTAACGACCAGGAATTTCCCTCTTCCTCTTTCTGTAGAatgttttcaaaattcaaattattGAGGGTATTAGATCTAGAAGGCGCTAAAATAAAGATTTTGCCGAATGAAGTTGGAGGGTTGATTCACTTACGGTATTTGAGCTTGAGGAGGACACAGATTGAGGAACTCCCTGTTTCATTGCAAAGATTGCACAACCTACAGACGCTGGACGTTAGAGATTCCCATTTGAAAGGTTTCCCTACTGGAATAGAGAAGCTTATGAAATTGAGGCATCTTAATTTGACGAAAAGTTATGGAAGTAGTGAATTCTATAAAATGCCTAAGCAAACAGCCAGTTTAAGCAACCTTCAAACACTATCAGGTGCATCAGTCGACGGTGGCTTTTCAAGAGAGTTGGGTTACTTAACCCAACTTAAGAAATTAGCAATTGGAGAAGTAAAAGGGGAAGATTGTAGACAACTATGTGATTCCATTAGTCAGTTGAAATGGTTGCGATCTCTCAAAATAGTGGCCCTGGGCAGAGATGAACTCAATTTACAAGAACTGTCACAGCCTCCACAGTACCTTGAGAAACTTCATTTGGTAGGTGTGATGAAAGAGTTTCCCCGATGGGTTGGTTCACTTAACTGTCTCCGGCATATAAACCTGACGTGTAGCCAATTTGAGAATGACCCACTCACCACCCTTGGACGGTTACCCAATCTGGCGGTCTTGGGTCTCGTTAATGCTTATGTAGGGAAGCAGATTTATTGCACGCCTGTCGGATTTCCGAAGCTTAGAACCATGATAATCATAAATATGGAAGAATTGGAAGAGTGGAGTAGAATAGAGGAGGGTACAATGAAATCTCTACAGTATCTCTATATTGAGAGTTGTCCAAAGCTAAAGATGCTCCCAGATGGCTTTCAGCACCTCGCTGCCATCCAATCTCTATATTTACGTGACATGTCAGAAGAATTCATGAAGAGGGTAAGGAGAGGCGGAGATGACCATCTCAAAGTGCGTCACATCCCTCACATTAAGAAAGTTAGTAACGATGGTGATGGGAAATACATATCTGAATCACTCTGCGATGGAGAAAAGAACTAA